One Bacteroidales bacterium DNA segment encodes these proteins:
- a CDS encoding pyridoxal phosphate-dependent aminotransferase — MATIAERINNLSESETLAMARMSRELRAQGIDVISLSLGEPDFNTPDHIKQAAKDAIDKNFTFYPPVNGYPELREAICQKLKRDNDLDFKPDNIVVSTGAKQSIANVVMSLLNPGDEVIIPAPYWVSYKEVIKLAEAKPIYVRADIKHDFKITPEQLQKAITPNTKLFIFSSPCNPTGSVYTKKELKALADVFTLHDHVYVLSDEIYEHINFSGKHESIAQFENIRDRVIIINGVSKAFAMTGWRIGYLAAPIEIAKACNKLQGQITSGACSIAQKASLAAISGDLSSVKIMLKAFHERRDLVVNLLNEIPGMKTNNPQGAFYVFPDISYYFGKTDGKVTIHNAPELCDYILNKVYVALVPGNAFGDPNCLRISYATSNELLVEAIRRIKQALSELK; from the coding sequence ATGGCAACAATTGCAGAAAGAATAAACAATCTTTCGGAATCGGAAACCTTAGCAATGGCTAGGATGAGCAGGGAGCTCAGAGCGCAGGGAATTGATGTTATCTCATTAAGCCTTGGGGAACCTGATTTCAACACACCCGATCATATCAAACAAGCAGCAAAAGATGCAATTGATAAAAATTTTACATTTTATCCTCCTGTTAACGGTTATCCTGAACTAAGAGAGGCTATCTGTCAGAAATTAAAACGTGATAATGACCTCGATTTCAAACCGGATAATATTGTAGTATCAACAGGTGCAAAACAATCTATTGCAAATGTTGTTATGAGTCTACTTAACCCGGGCGATGAAGTTATTATTCCTGCGCCTTATTGGGTTTCATATAAGGAAGTGATAAAACTGGCCGAAGCTAAGCCAATATACGTGAGAGCAGATATTAAACATGATTTTAAAATTACACCCGAGCAATTACAAAAAGCGATCACTCCAAATACAAAACTATTTATTTTCAGCTCGCCCTGCAATCCTACAGGTTCGGTATATACCAAAAAAGAATTGAAAGCTTTAGCTGATGTGTTTACATTGCACGATCATGTGTATGTTTTATCCGATGAGATTTATGAACATATTAATTTTAGTGGCAAACACGAGTCAATTGCTCAATTTGAAAATATCAGGGACAGGGTAATTATTATTAACGGTGTTTCAAAGGCATTTGCTATGACCGGCTGGAGAATAGGATATTTAGCAGCTCCTATCGAAATTGCCAAAGCATGCAATAAACTTCAGGGGCAAATTACTTCCGGTGCTTGCTCTATTGCTCAGAAAGCCTCGCTGGCAGCTATTTCAGGCGACCTGTCATCAGTAAAAATAATGCTTAAAGCGTTTCATGAAAGACGCGACCTGGTTGTGAACCTGTTGAATGAAATCCCCGGAATGAAGACAAATAATCCACAGGGCGCTTTTTATGTTTTTCCTGATATATCATATTATTTTGGCAAAACTGACGGTAAGGTTACTATACATAATGCACCAGAATTGTGTGATTATATACTGAATAAAGTTTATGTAGCGCTGGTTCCCGGAAATGCGTTTGGCGACCCGAACTGCTTACGTATTTCTTATGCTACTTCTAATGAATTATTAGTTGAAGCTATAAGAAGAATTAAACAAGCATTATCAGAGCTTAAATAA
- a CDS encoding bifunctional ADP-heptose synthase, which translates to MDITNNKINELFNNFSSQTIMVIGDVMIDSYLWGKVERISPEAPVPIVSVNKRENRLGGAANVALNLLSLGATPILCSVVGTDQKGNDFYEMLESLHLTGKGIIACDDRVTTTKFRVIGNNAQMLRVDEETENNISEKDEEKLIKSIRDIIKNNKINAIIFEDYDKGVITAKVIQETVKTAKEHSIPVIADPKRKNFNEYKNITLFKPNLKELKEGTKSDIIKSQSEIDNAVEVLHKNNNIEMIMVTLSDAGMYISVKDKAVGKTIFKKLIPAHIRNIADVSGAGDTVISVASLCLALKQEPEIIASISNLAGGLVCEYVGVVPVNKEKLLKEALQMER; encoded by the coding sequence ATGGATATTACAAATAATAAAATAAACGAACTTTTTAATAATTTTTCTTCACAAACTATAATGGTAATTGGAGATGTGATGATTGATTCTTATTTGTGGGGAAAGGTTGAAAGAATATCGCCGGAAGCACCGGTTCCAATAGTGTCAGTAAATAAAAGAGAAAACAGGTTGGGTGGCGCTGCCAATGTTGCACTTAACTTGCTCTCACTAGGAGCTACTCCTATACTTTGCAGTGTTGTAGGAACCGATCAGAAAGGAAATGATTTTTATGAAATGCTGGAATCGCTTCATCTGACAGGGAAAGGAATTATTGCTTGTGATGATAGGGTAACTACTACAAAATTCCGTGTTATAGGTAATAATGCTCAAATGTTAAGGGTTGACGAAGAAACAGAGAATAATATTTCTGAAAAAGATGAAGAAAAATTAATAAAAAGTATTCGTGATATTATAAAAAATAATAAAATAAATGCCATTATTTTTGAAGATTACGACAAAGGTGTAATTACTGCTAAAGTTATTCAGGAAACAGTTAAAACAGCCAAAGAACATTCAATACCTGTAATTGCCGATCCAAAAAGGAAAAATTTTAACGAGTATAAGAACATCACCCTTTTCAAACCAAATTTAAAGGAACTGAAGGAAGGAACGAAAAGTGATATAATAAAATCACAATCCGAAATAGATAATGCTGTTGAAGTTCTTCACAAAAATAATAATATAGAGATGATAATGGTTACACTATCAGATGCAGGAATGTACATAAGCGTAAAAGATAAAGCAGTTGGTAAAACCATTTTTAAAAAATTAATCCCGGCACATATACGCAACATTGCTGATGTTTCGGGTGCAGGTGATACTGTGATTTCTGTAGCCAGTCTTTGTCTAGCATTAAAACAGGAACCTGAAATTATTGCATCTATTTCAAACCTGGCAGGAGGGTTGGTTTGTGAATATGTGGGTGTAGTTCCGGTAAATAAAGAAAAACTGCTCAAAGAAGCATTACAAATGGAAAGATAA